The genomic region AAGAAGGGCATTCTATGGCTAAGAGAAAGAAAGAAGATTCCTCTCGAAGTAGTGGAGGATTTTGAGTGGAGGCTAAACGATTTTGAGAGGTTTATCAATTACATAATATTTGTAAAGCCTTGCCCCCCATCTCTTTTCGAAGATTTATAATTTAATCTCTGCATTACTCACTAGCTTCGTCCAAATGAGAATAATCAAAAAAACTAAAGAAAAGAACAAGATTACTGTTCGGAAAACTTTATCTAACCTTCTCAGGATATGGCTTCTCCTTTTAGGAATTTGGGGAGTGATTAGATATTTTGCTGCCGAGTTTACAAAGATAAGCGATATTAATTTTTTTGTTTTTCAAATAATATTTCAGCCGTTAGTGTGGGTCTTCCCTCTCCTTCTCTATATAAAGTTTTACGAGAAAAAGAATGTCTCTTATCTTGGACTGATAAAAAAGAATGCTTTTATAAGCATAGTTATAGGACTAACACTAGGTATTGTTGAGTATATACTAATTCAGTTACTCTCCGCGTATTTCCTACATTTATTTGGCTACATAGACTTCTCTACAATTCACATATGGATAAATCCTCAGTATTCAATTACTATGTGGATCGTATTAATGACTTTAACGGTTTTTCCAGTGATCGCTTTTTCAGAAGAGCTTTTTTTTAGAGGCTTTATTCAGACGCGAGCAACGGAAGCGATAAGTCCTTTAAAAAGCATCTCTTTATCCGCGTGTCTATTTGTGGTTGCTCATCTTCCGAGAGTTATTATTGTCCATCGGTACAATTTTAGTATGGCGGCCTGTTATTTAGTCGATCTGTTTCTCTTCGGAATACTTGTAGGTTATTTCTTCTACAAATTTAAAAACTTATTTGGATGTATCGCTTGGCATGGTATATCTGATTGGCTATTATATGTTTGGGTATTTGAATTTAAGTGGTTGGGTAAAAGTCCACCGTACGAAGAAAGTTGGGCACTTCTTCCTGCTTCCATCAGCTATCTAATATCTTTTGTAATCATCATATTTCTC from Candidatus Thermoplasmatota archaeon harbors:
- a CDS encoding CPBP family glutamic-type intramembrane protease codes for the protein MRIIKKTKEKNKITVRKTLSNLLRIWLLLLGIWGVIRYFAAEFTKISDINFFVFQIIFQPLVWVFPLLLYIKFYEKKNVSYLGLIKKNAFISIVIGLTLGIVEYILIQLLSAYFLHLFGYIDFSTIHIWINPQYSITMWIVLMTLTVFPVIAFSEELFFRGFIQTRATEAISPLKSISLSACLFVVAHLPRVIIVHRYNFSMAACYLVDLFLFGILVGYFFYKFKNLFGCIAWHGISDWLLYVWVFEFKWLGKSPPYEESWALLPASISYLISFVIIIFLIHLSFIIVQRWQKKPKRVTSRPITAQCPYCQTTFQITLTKKPLKVKCPKCGKKSMLR